From Bacillus rossius redtenbacheri isolate Brsri chromosome 16, Brsri_v3, whole genome shotgun sequence, a single genomic window includes:
- the LOC134540163 gene encoding protein-tyrosine sulfotransferase-like, protein MSYAECRLFLCVGVGLCLVWAALRLVPAPCRPEDSPRTAYQQVPTLVREGRVYAYSRDMPLIFIGGAPRSGATLMRVMLDAHPDVRCGPDSHVIPLILEMKSRWLRSRERVTLEEAGLSKEVINSAIAAFALEIITRHGDPAPRLCDKDPLTLKSASYLAELFPRARFIFMVRDGRATVHSIMSRQAAVPGFSLGSYRRCLEDWNKAVGRMHAQCREVGAGRCLVVPYEQLVLRPRGWMERILGFLDVPWDESVLHHEEHVNKPGGVVVPRSEESMDQVIKPVSSDALTKWVGHIPRDVVRDMAQIAPMLSVLGYDPHDNFPRYGTPDAAVAGNTSSVRGRDKPTRSEDDAD, encoded by the exons ATGAGTTACGCGGAGTGCCGACTGTTTCTGTGCGTGGGCGTGGGGCTGTGCCTTGTCTGGGCCGCCCTGCGACTTGTGCCCGCCCCGTGTCGCCCCGAAGACAGTCCGCGCACGGCGTACCAGCAG GTCCCCACCTTAGTGAGGGAGGGGAGAGTGTATGCATACAGCCGAGACATGCCGCTGATATTCATCGGCGGGGCACCTCGCTCGGGAGCCACGCTGATGCGTGTCATGCTTGACGCTCACCCGGACGTCAG atgtGGGCCGGACTCTCATGTCATTCCACTTATTCTGGAGATGAAGTCCCGCTGGCTTCGATCTCGAGAGAGAGTGACGCTTGAAGAAGCAGGTCTCTCTAAAGAG GTGATCAACTCCGCGATCGCAGCGTTTGCGCTGGAGATCATCACGCGGCACGGCGACCCGGCGCCCCGGCTGTGCGACAAGGACCCTCTGACGCTCAAGTCCGCCAGCTACCTGGCCGAGCTCTTCCCTCGGGCCAGGTTCATCTTCATGGTGCGCGACGGGCGCGCCACCGTGCACTCCATCATGTCTCGGCAG GCGGCCGTCCCGGGCTTCAGCCTGGGCAGCTACCGCCGGTGCCTCGAGGACTGGAACAAGGCCGTCGGCCGGATGCATGCCCAGTGCCGCGAGGTGGGCGCGGGCCGCTGCCTGGTCGTCCCGTACGAGCAGCTTGTGCTGCGCCCGCGCGGCTGGATGGAGCGGATCCTCGGCTTCCTCGACGTGCCGTGGGACGAGTCCGTGCTGCACCACGAGGAGCATGTCAACAAGCCGGGTGGGGTTGTGGTTCCCAG ATCGGAGGAATCGATGGACCAGGTGATCAAGCCGGTCAGCTCGGATGCGCTGACCAAGTGGGTGGGGCACATCCCCCGGGATGTCGTCCGAGACATGGCGCAGATCGCACCCATGCTCTCCGTCCTGGGGTACGACCCCCACGACAACTTCCCGCGGTACGGGACTCCTGACGCGGCGGTCGCGGGGAACACCAGTAGCGTCCGAGGCCGAGACAAACCTACGAGGAGCGAGGACGACGCAGACTGA